A window from Gossypium raimondii isolate GPD5lz chromosome 7, ASM2569854v1, whole genome shotgun sequence encodes these proteins:
- the LOC105786020 gene encoding pleiotropic drug resistance protein 1, which yields MEGGDIYKASTSLRRSIRSGSSSIWRNNGIEAFSRSSRDEDDEEALKWAALEKLPTVARLRKGILASSQGGANEIDVFDIGWQERKALLERLVKVAEEDNEKFLLKLKNRIQRVGIEVPTIEVRFQHLNIDAQAYVGSNALPTIINFVTNIFESLLVEMGILSSRKKKLTILKDVSGIIKPGRMTLLLGPPSSGKTTLLLALAGKLDTALKCSGTVTYNGHEMNEFVPQRTAAYISQYDLHIGEMTVRETLAFSARCQGVGDRYDMLAELSRREKQANIKPDPDIDVFMKAAATEGQEVNVITDYILKVLGLEVCADTMVGDEMLRGISGGQKKRVTTGEMLVGPAKALFMDEISTGLDSSTTFQIVNSLKQTVHILNGTAVISLLQPAPEAYDLFDDIILLSDGRIVYQGPREHVLSFFESMGFRCPVRKGVADFLQEVTSRKDQMQYWARRDQPYRFVTADEFAEAFQSFHVGLQLEDELRTPFEKAKSHPAALTTKKYGVGKWELLKANVLREFLLMKRNSFVYIFIFMQLTFMAIVSMTLFFRTEMNRDSIADGGIYMGAIFFGLTMVMFNGMPEISMTVAKLPVFFKQRDLLFFPAWAYALPRWILKIPITFIEVAIWVFLTYYVIGFDPNVERLFRQYFILLLVNQMSSGLFRFIAASARNMTIANTFGSFALLILFALSGFILAKDDIKSWWIWGYWISPMMYGQSALMVNEFRGHQWSHSLPGSTEPAGIEVLNSRDFFHEPKWYWIGAGGLIGFVILLNFCFTVALTYLKPFGSSRTVILEQTESNEQTNGLGGSIQLTNNESSSNRVTNLEIQEEVQRSISSKSSSVTEATVGDIAIKKRGMVLPFEPHSITFDNVVYSVDMPQEMKQEGITEDRLVLLKGVSGAFRPGVLTALMGVSGAGKTTLMDVLAGRKTGGYIDGNITVSGFQKKQETFARISGYCEQNDIHSPHLTVYESLLYSAWLRLSADVKAEARKMFIEEVMELVELNSLRQALVGLPGVNGLSTEQRKRLTIAVELVANPSIIFMDEPTSGLDARAAAIVMRTVRNTVDTGRTVVCTIHQPSIDIFEAFDELFLMKRGGEEIYVGPLGHHSKHLIKYFEGIQGVSKIKEGYNPATWMLEVTTTAQELALGVDFADIYKNSDLHRRNKALIEDLSKPAAGSKELYFPTQYSQSFLIQCAACLWKQHWSYWRNPPYTAVRFLFTTVIALMFGTMFWDLGSKMNKGQDLTNAMGSMYAAVLFLGIQNASSVQPVVAVERTVFYRERAAGMYSAMPYAISQVIIEIPYIFIQAAMYGLIVYAMIGFEWTAAKFFWYLFFMYFTLLYFTFYGMMAVSVTPNHHIASIVSAAFYGLWNVFSGFIIPRPSMPVWWRWYYWVCPVAWTLYGLSASQFGDVESPLEDGDFVGQTVEQYLRSRYGFRHEFLGVVAAVILGFTVLFASIFTVSIKVFNFQRR from the exons ATGGAGGGGGGTGATATTTATAAAGCGAGTACTAGTTTAAGGAGAAGTATACGGTCTGGTAGTTCTTCGATATGGAGAAACAATGGCATCGAAGCTTTTTCAAGATCTTCTcgagatgaagatgatgaagaagCTTTAAAGTGGGCTGCACTTGAGAAACTACCCACTGTAGCTCGTTTAAGGAAAGGTATATTGGCAAGCTCTCAAGGTGGTGCCAATGAAATCGATGTTTTCGATATTGGATGGCAAGAGAGGAAGGCTTTGCTTGAGAGGTTGGTCAAAGTTGCTGAGGAAGATAATGAGAAGTTCTTACTCAAGCTCAAGAATCGTATCCAAAG GGTTGGCATCGAAGTTCCCACTATTGAAGTCAGATTCCAACATCTAAATATTGATGCTCAAGCTTACGTAGGAAGCAATGCTTTGCCTACAATTATTAATTTCGTCACTAACATATTTGAG AGCTTATTGGTTGAGATGGGAATTCTTTCTAGTAGAAAGAAAAAGCTGACAATCCTCAAAGACGTCAGTGGAATCATTAAACCTGGCAG GATGACATTGCTTTTGGGTCCTCCAAGTTCTGGGAAAACCACTCTCTTGTTGGCTTTAGCTGGAAAGCTTGATACTGCTCTCAAG TGTTCTGGGACAGTAACATACAATGGGCATGAGATGAATGAGTTTGTGCCCCAAAGAACAGCTGCGTATATCAGTCAATATGATCTTCATATAGGAGAAATGACAGTGAGGGAAACTTTGGCCTTTTCCGCAAGATGCCAAGGGGTTGGAGATCGTTATG ATATGTTGGCAGAATTGTCAAGAAGAGAGAAACAAGCAAATATTAAACCTGATCCCGATATTGATGTCTTCATGAAG GCAGCAGCAACTGAAGGTCAGGAAGTAAATGTTATCACAGATTACATTCTAAAG gttttaggaCTGGAAGTATGTGCAGACACTATGGTAGGAGATGAAATGTTAAGGGGTATATCTGGTGGACAAAAGAAGCGTGTCACAACAG GTGAAATGCTGGTTGGACCAGCAAAGGCACTGTTTATGGATGAGATATCTACTGGTCTGGACAGCTCTACAACTTTCCAGATTGTAAACTCCCTCAAGCAAACTGTTCATATCCTTAATGGAACTGCAGTCATTTCTcttcttcaaccagctccagaGGCTTATGACCTTTTCGATGACATTATTCTCCTTTCCGATGGTCGGATAGTATATCAGGGTCCTCGTGAACACGTTCTGAGTTTTTTCGAATCTATGGGCTTCAGATGTCCTGTAAGAAAAGGCGTTGCGGACTTCTTGCAAGAA GTTACGTCAAGGAAAGATCAAATGCAATATTGGGCACGTAGAGACCAACCTTACAGGTTTGTCACGGCCGATGAGTTTGCTGAGGCATTCCAATCTTTCCATGTTGGATTGCAACTTGAAGATGAACTTCGAACTCCATTTGAGAAAGCAAAGAGTCACCCCGCTGCTTTGACAACCAAAAAATATGGTGTTGGAAAGTGGGAGTTGCTGAAAGCTAACGTCTTAAGGGAGTTTCTGTTGATGAAGAGAAATTCTTTTGTCTACATCTTCATATTTATGCAG CTTACATTTATGGCAATAGTTAGTATGACTCTCTTTTTTAGGACTGAGATGAACCGAGATTCAATTGCTGACGGAGGAATCTATATGGGGGCAATTTTTTTTGGCTTGACTATGGTCATGTTTAATGGAATGCCTGAGATTTCTATGACCGTTGCTAAGCTTCCTGTCTTTTTCAAGCAAAGAGACCTCTTATTCTTTCCTGCATGGGCATATGCTTTACCAAGATGGATACTCAAGATTCCAATCACATTTATAGAAGTTGCTATATGGGTATTTCTTACCTATTATGTCATCGGATTTGATCCGAATGTTGAAAG GCTATTCAGGCAATACTTCATACTCCTTCTAGTTAACCAGATGTCTTCGGGGTTGTTTCGCTTCATTGCAGCATCTGCTAGAAACATGACTATTGCTAATACTTTTGGCTCATTTGCTTTGCTCATACTTTTTGCATTGAGTGGCTTTATCTTGGCAAAAG ATGACATAAAGAGTTGGTGGATATGGGGTTACTGGATTTCTCCTATGATGTATGGACAATCCGCATTGATGGTTAATGAGTTCCGTGGGCACCAGTGGAGTCAT TCTCTTCCGGGTTCAACAGAACCAGCAGGAATCGAAGTTTTGAATTCCAGGGATTTCTTCCATGAACCAAAATGGTATTGGATAGGAGCAGGAGGATTGATTGGTTTCGTAATATTGTTGAACTTTTGTTTCACTGTGGCTCTTACCTATCTAAAAC CATTTGGGAGTTCAAGGACCGTAATATTAGAACAAACGGAAAGCAATGAACAAACCAATGGACTTGGTGGAAGCATTCAGTTAACAAACAATGAAAGCAGCTCAAATCGTGTAACTAACTTAG AGATTCAAGAGGAGGTTCAAAGAAGCATCTCATCGAAGTCCTCGTCTGTGACAGAGGCAACTGTCGGGGACATTGCTATCAAGAAAAGGGGAATGGTTCTTCCATTTGAGCCACATTCCATCACATTTGATAACGTTGTTTATTCTGTTGATATGCCACAG GAAATGAAACAAGAAGGTATTACTGAAGATAGATTGGTGCTACTGAAGGGTGTTAGTGGTGCTTTCAGACCAGGCGTTCTTACAGCTTTAATGGGTGTTAGTGGTGCGGGTAAAACAACTCTTATGGATGTGCTTGCTGGTAGAAAAACAGGTGGTTATATAGATGGGAACATCACAGTTTCAGGTTTCCAGAAGAAACAAGAAACATTTGCTCGAATATCTGGATACTGTGAACAAAATGATATTCACTCTCCTCATCTCACCGTGTACGAGTCTTTGCTGTATTCTGCTTGGCTTCGATTATCTGCTGACGTTAAAGCTGAAGCTAGAAAG ATGTTCATCGAGGAAGTCATGGAACTCGTGGAATTGAATTCGTTAAGGCAAGCACTGGTTGGTTTACCTGGTGTAAATGGCTTATCAACTGAGCAACGAAAAAGGCTTACGATTGCAGTAGAGCTTGTAGCAAACCCTTCGATCATTTTCATGGATGAGCCAACTTCAGGGCTTGATGCGAGAGCTGCAGCAATTGTTATGAGAACAGTTAGGAACACAGTAGACACTGGAAGAACAGTTGTGTGTACTATCCATCAGCCAAGTATTGACATATTTGAAGCATTTGATGAG TTATTCCTTATGAAGCGAGGAGGAGAGGAAATATATGTCGGGCCATTAGGACACCATTCTAAACATCTTATTAAGTATTTTGAG GGAATTCAAGGAGTTAGCAAAATTAAAGAAGGATACAATCCAGCGACTTGGATGTTAGAAGTTACCACAACAGCACAAGAATTAGCTTTAGGTGTTGATTTCGCCGATATCTACAAAAACTCAGATCTACACAG GAGAAACAAAGCTCTTATTGAAGATTTAAGCAAGCCTGCTGCTGGTTCAAAGGAACTCTATTTTCCAACTCAGTACTCTCAGTCATTCTTGATTCAGTGTGCAGCTTGCTTATGGAAGCAACACTGGTCATATTGGCGCAACCCGCCATATACCGCTGTTCGATTTCTTTTTACAACTGTAATAGCATTGATGTTTGGGACAATGTTCTGGGACCTTGGCTCGAAAAT GAATAAAGGACAAGATCTGACCAATGCTATGGGTTCAATGTATGCTGCTGTTCTTTTCCTTGGTATCCAAAATGCTTCATCTGTGCAGCCTGTTGTTGCTGTTGAAAGAACGGTCTTTTATCGAGAAAGAGCTGCTGGAATGTATTCTGCCATGCCATATGCCATTTCGCAG GTTATTATCGAGATACCTTACATTTTTATTCAAGCTGCTATGTATGGCCTTATAGTCTATGCTATGATTGGATTCGAATGGACTGCTGCAAAGTTCTTTTGGTATCTCTTCTTCATGTACTTTACCTTATTGTACTTCACCTTCTATGGCATGATGGCTGTTTCTGTTACGCCAAACCACCACATTGCATCGATTGTTTCTGCTGCATTCTACGGATTATGGAACGTCTTTTCAGGGTTCATCATCCCACGACcg AGCATGCCTGTATGGTGGCGATGGTACTATTGGGTTTGTCCAGTAGCATGGACCTTGTACGGATTGTCTGCTTCACAATTTGGAGACGTGGAATCACCCCTTGAAGATGGAGACTTTGTTGGTCAAACAGTGGAACAATATTTGAGAAGTCGATATGGTTTCAGACATGAATTCCTGGGAGTTGTCGCTGCCGTAATTCTTGGATTCACTGTTTTGTTTGCATCCATCTTTACTGTGTCCATTAAGGTCTTTAATTTCCAAAGACGTTAG